The proteins below come from a single Streptobacillus ratti genomic window:
- a CDS encoding fimbrial biogenesis chaperone, translating to VRNGAAQLPADRESVFYLSFLAIPSTSDAAEGTQSGVSARISVGIQSVIKLFYRPSGLSMPASEAAKKLTFSNTEHGLGISNPTPYYVTLSRLNVDGKRMDVKGTEAGAMLAPFSTQYYPVNGT from the coding sequence GTCCGTAATGGCGCAGCACAATTACCTGCGGATCGTGAATCGGTTTTTTATTTGAGTTTTTTGGCTATTCCTTCGACATCAGATGCCGCCGAAGGGACACAGTCTGGTGTGTCAGCCCGTATTTCAGTCGGTATACAGTCGGTGATTAAACTGTTTTACCGGCCTTCCGGGCTGTCAATGCCGGCGAGTGAAGCGGCCAAAAAGCTGACTTTCAGCAATACGGAACATGGACTGGGTATTAGCAATCCCACGCCGTATTACGTGACCCTGTCCCGGCTGAATGTAGACGGTAAGCGCATGGATGTGAAAGGGACAGAGGCGGGGGCAATGCTTGCGCCATTCTCCACACAGTATTACCCCGTCAACGGGACTG